One Rhinolophus sinicus isolate RSC01 linkage group LG06, ASM3656204v1, whole genome shotgun sequence DNA window includes the following coding sequences:
- the CD5 gene encoding T-cell surface glycoprotein CD5, with protein MGSQQPPLATLFLLGMLVTSCFRRSNQEDSVFQVRLGGSNSPCQGQLEIYFRGMWHTVDSQSQDSQRDLKQASALCQKLNCGEALALAHFPSFNSPQNQVTCYGQLATFQHCNASKANHSTHPLGLICLEPPKTTPPPTSPSPTTTMEPTAPPRLQLLPGPRGLRCAGILMFYHGSLGGTISYKDQDWTQDLGNRICAALQCGTFLRHLTEADEATRPQAPGESEPLPIRWKIQNASCASLEQCFRKVQPLEGDQTLALVCSDFQPKVQSRLVGGSGMCSGTVEVRQGKQWKALCSNSRSAKAAVRWEEVCREQQCGNVSSYQVLGTGEKTAQGLICKQEKLSQCHQLQDHRPCKRVFVTCQDPNPAGLGAAAVASIILALVLLAVLLVMCGPLAYKKLVKKFRQRKQRQWIGPTGMNQNMSFHRNHTATVRRSQVENPIASHVENEYSQPPRNSQVSAYPALEGALHRVSTQPDNSSDSDYDLHGTQRL; from the exons TCACTTCCTGCTTCAGAAGGTCCAACCAGGAGGACTCAG TGTTCCAGGTGAGACTAGGAGGCTCCAACTCTCCGTGTCAAGGCCAGCTGGAGATCTACTTCCGTGGCATGTGGCACACGGTTGACAGCCAAAGCCAGGACAGCCAGCGGGATCTCAAGCAAGCCTCTGCTCTCTGCCAGAAGCTGAACTGTGGGGAGGCCTTGGCCCTCGCCCACTTCCCTTCCTTCAACAGTCCCCAGAACCAGGTCACCTGCTACGGACAACTGGCGACCTTCCAGCACTGCAACGCCAGCAAGGCAAACCATAGCACACACCCTCTGGGCCTGATCTGCTTAG AGCCCCCGAAGACGACCCCTCCTCCCACAAGCCCATCGCCCACAACCACTATGGAGCCCACAG ctcctcccaggcTGCAGCTGCTGCCAGGGCCCAGGGGCCTGCGGTGTGCGGGCATCCTGATGTTCTACCATGGCAGCCTGGGTGGCACCATCAGCTACAAGGACCAGGACTGGACCCAGGACCTGGGGAACCGCATCTGTGCGGCCCTCCAGTGTGGCACCTTTCTACGGCACCTGACGGAGGCCGACGAGGCAACCAGGCCACAAGCCCCAGGGGAGAGCGAGCCCTTGCCAATTCGGTGGAAGATCCAGAATGCAAGCTGTGCCTCCCTGGAGCAGTGCTTCAGAAAAGTCCAGCCCTTGGAGGGCGACCAAACTCTCGCCCTCGTCTGTTCTG ATTTCCAGCCCAAGGTGCAGAGCCGACTGGTGGGAGGCAGCGGCATGTGTTCAGGCACCGTGGAGGTGCGCCAGGGCAAGCAGTGGAAAGCCCTGTGCAGTAACAGCCGCTCGGCCAAGGCAGCAGTGCGGTGGGAGGAAGTGTGCCGGGAGCAGCAGTGCGGCAATGTCAGCTCCTACCAGGTGCTGGGTACTGGTGAGAAGACCGCCCAGGGGCTCATCTGTAAACAAGAGAAGCTGTCCCAGTGCCACCAGCTTCAGGACCACAGACCCTGCAAGAGGGTGTTTGTCACAT gcCAGGACCCAAACCCGGCAGGCCTGGGTGCAGCCGCCGTGGCCAGCATCATCCTGGCCCTCGTGCTGCTGGCAGTGCTGCTGGTCATGTGCGGCCCTCTCGCTTACAAGAAGCTGGTGAAGAAAT TCCGCCAAAGGAAGCAGCGCCAGTGGATTGGCCCAACGGGAATGAACCAGAACA TGTCTTTCCATCGAAACCACACGGCAACTGTCCGCCGGTCCCAGGTTGAGAACCCCATAGCCTCACACGTGGAGAACGAGTACAGTCAGCCTCCCAGGAACTCCCAAGTCTCAGCTTACCCAG cTCTGGAAGGGGCCCTGCACCGTGTCTCCACCCAGCCCGATAACTCCTCTGATAGTGACTACGACCTGCATGGGACTCAGAGGCTGTGA